CTTCTGGAAAGGCTGCGAGACTTGCGCCCGCACCTAGTATTACGACATGACGTTTCCCCATAGATGTGTCGGCAATTTCTTGTTCTACAGTACTTGAAGATAAGTCATCAGGAAGATTCTCAGAATTACAGCTTATTAATACGGTACGATCTGCCTCTTTTCGAAGAGTGTCGGGTGAGCTCTTGACCTGTGATTTATATAATTCGATTTTGGCCGTTATCTGCCTGGCAATTTCAGGAACTCCAATATACGAGGGCAGCGCTTTAATGTCGGCCAAGAGAATATCTTTTCCGCGTATCTCTTCTGGAGTGATGTTATGGAAGATGGGCAAGATTACGTCTTCTTGGCTGTTCCCTTTTTGTCTCAGAGCTGCCAATTCAGCTTTTGGCCATTTCTTACGAAAATAGTGTGGACTTAGGACCACAATTCCCCAATGTGAATGGCGTAGCCCTTGTTCGATTGCGCGACTGATTGAATCCCCAACCTGTAGGACATGGTCATCAAACCAGATTTCGAGATGGTGGTCGCCCCGTAAGGCATTAGCTAGCGCTGAAACAAACGGCTTATCCTCGCTTGCGTAAGAAATGAATGCATCCCATTTCATGCTTCGTTCCCCAAAAGCGATGCTCTTATCAGGCTGGACAATTTTTTCCTGCGACTCAGGCTTTAATTTCTTCCCATTCACCCAAGGTTTGGAGAATGGAGGAATCCATCTATCATTTCCTCTATCCATTCAATTTCTTCCCAAAGATATTCTTATCATTTCGCCGGTCTCAAATGCTTCGCTAAGGCAGAGCATTGGATTTGGTTTACGCAAAGGATTTCGGTGTCGATCTCCGTGTCCAGAAATATTGAATCGCCGCATTGGAGGCGGATGTGTTCGAATGTTATCGTCATCATTTCAATCTGTTACAACGGCGGGATCAGTAGCCGTCGCCTGTTCGAATGTTTCAGATGCCGGAATAAACGCTGGCCGTGCGAGAGTCGGGGCTGGTTGTAATTTTCCCTTTGGCTTGCTACTTTGCTTGCTTACTTTTCGGAGGGTCCGACGCACCCGAGAAAGCGCCTTTGAAGCTTCTTCACCTTCGATTATATCTCTTTTCAAAACCTCGTTTAAGAGTATTTTCTCGATTTCTTCGTCCCGAATTCGTAGTCCCGGTGTCAGTTTCTTCAGGTCTCTGCGCAGAGTCGAAAAAACGCTCTCCTGTCGCAGCAATGCGCCTATTATGAAGCGGTTGACGCTTTGTATCTTCTCATAGAAAGTTTCCCGAGCCGCCCTGGCCAGTCCTTCTTTTGAAAGAATGAACAGTTTTTCCTGATCTTCAGCCTTGCGCGCGCTCAATTCCAAAAAATTGAAGGAATAAACAAGGTCGTACTGGATGGGTTGTTCAAATCTGATCTTGTAGAGTTCCCAGTTA
The window above is part of the Candidatus Abyssobacteria bacterium SURF_5 genome. Proteins encoded here:
- a CDS encoding toll/interleukin-1 receptor domain-containing protein; this encodes MDRGNDRWIPPFSKPWVNGKKLKPESQEKIVQPDKSIAFGERSMKWDAFISYASEDKPFVSALANALRGDHHLEIWFDDHVLQVGDSISRAIEQGLRHSHWGIVVLSPHYFRKKWPKAELAALRQKGNSQEDVILPIFHNITPEEIRGKDILLADIKALPSYIGVPEIARQITAKIELYKSQVKSSPDTLRKEADRTVLISCNSENLPDDLSSSTVEQEIADTSMGKRHVVILGAGASLAAFPEGDRNGRKLPLMNDIIDVVGLRELLESDKVNCDGTNFEEIYSALTEDESSKLPKLIEYKVDDYFRSLQLPDEPTIYDYLVMSLRPKDLIATFNWDPLLYMTCQRNYQIVDPPKVVFLHGNVAVGYCPEHSNKGGSWLRGTCKICGKRFQKVPLLYCQRSLKTRHLGSNQTPPF
- a CDS encoding restriction endonuclease subunit R yields the protein MISIPKAVAARFVSTVPKFQRILQIARDRDVNEADTVAIVQDILSEVMGFDKYLEITSEYCIRGTFCDLAIKMGETVQNVIEVKAIGLTLKENHLRQAVDYCANHGAQWAVLTNGINWELYKIRFEQPIQYDLVYSFNFLELSARKAEDQEKLFILSKEGLARAARETFYEKIQSVNRFIIGALLRQESVFSTLRRDLKKLTPGLRIRDEEIEKILLNEVLKRDIIEGEEASKALSRVRRTLRKVSKQSSKPKGKLQPAPTLARPAFIPASETFEQATATDPAVVTD